From a region of the Hyalangium minutum genome:
- the hisIE gene encoding bifunctional phosphoribosyl-AMP cyclohydrolase/phosphoribosyl-ATP diphosphatase HisIE: MLDLSKLDFTKGNGLVTVVTQDARSGDLLMVAHADREALERTLATGEMHYRSRTRGLWHKGATSGNVQRVVSLSADCDGDAVLARVEKAGPACHTGQETCFGPGKLDALAALDATITERASQAPQPGEKPSYTRRLLDDRNLRLKKIGEEAAELVTACADGDKVRAVEEAADVLYHLLVAVRPLGITLDDVKQTLAQRAAKPAR; encoded by the coding sequence ATGCTGGATCTCTCCAAGCTGGACTTCACCAAAGGCAATGGGCTCGTCACCGTGGTGACGCAGGACGCGCGCTCGGGCGATCTGCTCATGGTGGCGCACGCGGATCGCGAGGCGCTCGAGCGCACGCTGGCTACCGGCGAGATGCACTACCGCTCGCGCACGCGCGGCCTCTGGCACAAGGGCGCCACCAGCGGCAATGTGCAGCGCGTGGTGTCCCTCTCGGCGGACTGTGATGGTGACGCGGTGCTCGCGCGCGTGGAGAAGGCCGGCCCCGCGTGCCACACCGGCCAGGAGACGTGCTTCGGTCCCGGGAAGCTGGACGCGCTGGCCGCCCTGGATGCGACGATCACCGAGCGCGCCTCCCAGGCCCCACAGCCCGGCGAGAAGCCCAGCTACACCCGGCGCCTCCTGGACGACCGGAACCTGCGTCTCAAGAAGATCGGCGAGGAGGCTGCGGAGCTTGTCACCGCCTGCGCGGACGGCGACAAGGTCCGCGCCGTGGAGGAGGCTGCGGACGTGCTCTACCATCTGCTCGTTGCGGTCCGGCCCCTCGGCATCACCCTGGACGACGTGAAGCAGACCTTGGCTCAGCGCGCAGCGAAACCCGCCAGGTGA
- a CDS encoding MarR family winged helix-turn-helix transcriptional regulator, producing MSELSEEVRVQVARLRHLLIDVGRQGIFSSPLAAPAEGDMEPLHFESLWWLRAEGFLTINTLAERLGGVAMPRMSRMIDRLEEAGWVQRVKIVREDRRHVSVRLTDSGRAQAEQVDALVQARMARLLLPLAGEDRSALMDLLERWVEAVGRATQQVDSESLALSASDG from the coding sequence ATGTCCGAGCTGTCGGAAGAGGTGCGCGTCCAAGTGGCCCGTTTGCGTCATCTTCTGATCGACGTAGGCCGCCAGGGCATCTTCTCCAGTCCGCTCGCAGCGCCTGCTGAAGGCGATATGGAGCCACTCCACTTCGAGTCGCTCTGGTGGCTGCGCGCCGAGGGCTTCCTGACGATCAACACGCTGGCGGAGCGGCTCGGGGGGGTCGCCATGCCGCGCATGTCTCGCATGATCGATCGTCTGGAGGAGGCCGGCTGGGTCCAGCGGGTGAAGATCGTCCGCGAGGATCGCCGGCATGTGAGTGTGCGGCTGACGGACTCGGGACGAGCCCAGGCCGAGCAGGTCGATGCGCTCGTTCAGGCGCGCATGGCCCGGCTGCTGCTGCCGCTGGCGGGAGAGGATCGCAGCGCGCTCATGGATCTCCTCGAACGTTGGGTGGAAGCAGTCGGCCGAGCGACCCAACAGGTTGACTCGGAGTCCCTCGCCCTGTCAGCCTCTGACGGTTAG
- a CDS encoding NUDIX domain-containing protein: MPTKDRFCSSCGSAFPEPLAYPRTCINSACKATVWANPIPVSVVLVPVRAEQGVGLLVVRRGIMPGKGKLALAGGFLEEHESWQVGGAREILEETGVKVDASKLQPLWFTSTEPVPNRVLLFSVASTLERSTIPAFTPSHETEERGLVFGPAGLEEVFAFPLHIQAARKWFDAQGLTGPHRFTST, translated from the coding sequence ATGCCGACCAAGGACCGCTTCTGCTCATCCTGTGGCTCCGCGTTCCCGGAGCCGCTCGCCTACCCCCGCACCTGCATCAACTCCGCGTGCAAGGCCACAGTCTGGGCCAACCCCATCCCGGTGTCGGTGGTGCTCGTGCCGGTGCGTGCGGAGCAAGGCGTGGGGCTGCTCGTGGTGAGGCGCGGCATCATGCCGGGCAAGGGCAAGCTGGCGCTGGCGGGCGGCTTCCTGGAGGAGCACGAGAGCTGGCAGGTGGGCGGCGCACGAGAGATCCTCGAAGAAACGGGTGTGAAGGTGGACGCGTCGAAGCTCCAGCCCCTGTGGTTCACGAGCACCGAGCCCGTGCCCAACCGGGTGCTGCTGTTCTCGGTAGCGTCCACGCTCGAACGCTCCACGATCCCCGCGTTCACGCCGAGCCACGAGACGGAGGAGCGAGGCCTCGTCTTCGGGCCAGCAGGTCTGGAGGAGGTCTTCGCCTTCCCGCTCCACATCCAGGCGGCTCGCAAGTGGTTCGACGCGCAGGGCCTCACGGGCCCCCACCGCTTCACCTCCACCTGA
- a CDS encoding cytochrome P450 → MPTSIPLLFDGRAWADGRAMALLEQLRRSGSVVHIPDDAAWAVLGHAEAVEVLTHPETYSSAWGTGVRSKHDGAPSPELLSLNLSDPPLHTALRRAVAQVFTPARLSQLTEGLTQRVREALSSLQERGGDFVTEVAQPVALGTFGEWLSLEGRELQELGHLSRRLARAEDLHPGEHAQAYEEWRSADEAVQAVLREGLRQGRSGIFWELAREVRLNGAPLEERDALYLLRLIVQTGHETTAHALSGALHALLTQAVEFEGLDTLTATEELLRWTTPIIRFGRRVTHPASLGGVALAPGTRVIVFFSAVNRDPAVFPEPDRLVFGRRPNPHLAFGAGPHTCMGAVLARMQLRALVEALREGPRLRLVGEPRRLISAVTSGFASLPVTGRE, encoded by the coding sequence ATGCCTACCTCGATACCCCTCCTCTTCGATGGCCGCGCGTGGGCCGATGGGCGTGCAATGGCGTTGCTGGAGCAGTTGCGACGCTCTGGCTCTGTCGTCCACATTCCGGATGACGCGGCGTGGGCGGTGCTCGGGCACGCCGAGGCGGTGGAGGTGCTGACCCATCCCGAGACGTACTCGTCGGCGTGGGGCACGGGCGTTCGATCGAAGCACGATGGAGCGCCTTCTCCGGAGCTCCTCTCGCTGAACCTGTCGGATCCGCCGCTCCACACCGCACTCCGCCGTGCTGTCGCGCAGGTGTTCACTCCGGCCCGGCTCTCTCAGCTCACAGAGGGTCTCACGCAGCGCGTGCGCGAGGCGCTGAGCTCGCTCCAAGAGCGGGGCGGGGACTTCGTCACGGAGGTGGCCCAACCGGTGGCGCTCGGCACTTTCGGGGAGTGGCTGTCACTGGAGGGCAGGGAGCTTCAGGAACTGGGCCACCTCAGCCGGAGGCTGGCTCGCGCAGAGGATTTGCACCCGGGCGAGCACGCTCAGGCCTACGAGGAGTGGCGCTCGGCGGATGAAGCGGTCCAGGCCGTTCTTCGTGAGGGCTTGCGTCAGGGACGCTCGGGGATTTTCTGGGAACTGGCTCGCGAGGTCCGTCTCAACGGTGCACCGCTGGAAGAGCGTGACGCCCTCTACCTGCTGCGCCTCATCGTGCAGACCGGGCACGAGACGACCGCCCATGCGCTCAGCGGCGCGTTGCATGCGCTGCTCACCCAGGCGGTGGAGTTCGAGGGACTCGATACACTCACGGCCACCGAGGAACTGCTGCGGTGGACCACCCCGATCATCCGCTTCGGCCGGCGCGTCACGCACCCAGCCTCGCTCGGCGGTGTGGCGCTGGCGCCCGGCACGCGCGTCATCGTCTTCTTCTCCGCCGTGAACCGGGACCCCGCCGTTTTCCCAGAGCCGGACCGGCTCGTGTTCGGACGCCGGCCCAATCCTCACCTGGCCTTTGGCGCAGGACCCCACACCTGTATGGGTGCGGTGCTGGCGCGGATGCAGCTGCGAGCCCTCGTCGAGGCGCTGCGTGAAGGGCCTCGGCTGCGCCTGGTGGGGGAGCCTCGGCGGCTGATCTCCGCGGTCACCTCGGGCTTCGCGTCATTGCCAGTGACGGGGCGGGAGTGA
- a CDS encoding TPR end-of-group domain-containing protein, whose protein sequence is MRQLFSCLLFLTMACATAPATPSTSSSTTANASGPSLPFMEPPAAPPPGTQLIRRADKLMEEKAHEQALALYQQAWDAGDKRENVAYSAACASALIGRKSEAMTWLERSVELGFRDVAWMKQDTDLSSIHGEPAFAALLARIPTLPVPVKNEGSNPELIQIGEDDQQDRRGNGLGPDDWKKVSERDRQRRQRVTELLAAGAAKTGADFLAAALVFQHGDTLEDFAKARELAAEAARKGHPMGLWLTAAAWDRWLMKAEQPQRFGTQYTLDKATKQMRLYPVDPSVKDAERERWGFPPLAEIPQSL, encoded by the coding sequence ATGCGCCAACTGTTCTCCTGCCTCCTGTTCCTGACGATGGCCTGCGCGACGGCACCGGCCACTCCCTCCACTTCCTCGTCCACGACGGCGAATGCCTCGGGGCCCTCGCTCCCCTTCATGGAGCCGCCCGCCGCGCCTCCGCCGGGAACCCAGTTGATCCGCCGCGCCGACAAGCTGATGGAAGAGAAAGCGCATGAGCAGGCACTCGCGCTGTACCAGCAGGCCTGGGACGCGGGGGATAAGCGGGAGAACGTCGCCTACAGCGCCGCGTGCGCCTCGGCCTTGATCGGGCGCAAGAGCGAGGCGATGACCTGGCTGGAGCGCTCCGTGGAGCTCGGCTTCCGCGATGTGGCGTGGATGAAGCAGGACACGGATCTCTCCTCGATCCACGGCGAGCCGGCCTTTGCCGCGCTGCTGGCTCGCATCCCCACGCTCCCTGTCCCCGTGAAGAATGAAGGCTCCAACCCCGAGCTGATCCAGATTGGGGAGGACGATCAGCAGGACCGCCGCGGCAACGGCTTGGGCCCCGACGACTGGAAGAAGGTCTCCGAGCGGGATCGTCAGCGCCGTCAGCGGGTCACCGAGCTGCTGGCCGCAGGAGCGGCGAAGACGGGCGCGGACTTCCTGGCCGCGGCGCTCGTCTTCCAGCATGGAGACACCCTCGAGGACTTCGCCAAAGCGCGCGAGCTGGCGGCCGAGGCCGCACGCAAGGGCCACCCCATGGGGCTCTGGCTGACCGCAGCGGCATGGGACCGCTGGCTAATGAAGGCCGAGCAGCCCCAGCGCTTCGGCACCCAGTACACGCTCGACAAGGCCACGAAGCAGATGCGCCTGTACCCCGTGGATCCGAGCGTGAAGGATGCGGAGCGCGAGCGATGGGGCTTCCCGCCGCTCGCCGAGATCCCTCAGTCCTTGTAG
- a CDS encoding FtsX-like permease family protein has product MASRYWVVAALFLAMPTACKVLRPLPLPEPERLVVLWGDHAVAKPRVHMVLLGGFAGIALLLAALGIYGVLSQVAAQRTREIGIRMALGAQPSDVLRLTLHQELTPALEGIGLGLGVAWAGSRLLESLIYGVSATDPLSFLMVPVFLTGVALFAAWLPARRATQADPTEALRQE; this is encoded by the coding sequence ATGGCATCTCGTTACTGGGTCGTCGCGGCCTTGTTCCTGGCCATGCCCACCGCGTGCAAGGTGCTGCGCCCCCTGCCCCTCCCTGAGCCCGAGCGGCTGGTGGTCCTATGGGGAGATCACGCGGTGGCGAAGCCGCGCGTGCACATGGTCCTGCTGGGAGGCTTCGCGGGGATAGCGCTGCTGCTGGCGGCGCTGGGCATCTACGGCGTGCTGTCGCAGGTGGCCGCGCAGCGCACGCGGGAGATCGGCATCCGCATGGCGCTGGGGGCTCAGCCCAGTGACGTGCTGCGTCTCACGCTTCACCAGGAGCTGACGCCCGCGCTCGAGGGGATCGGGCTGGGGCTGGGCGTGGCCTGGGCGGGTTCACGGTTACTGGAGAGTTTGATCTACGGCGTCAGCGCGACAGATCCCCTCTCCTTCTTGATGGTCCCGGTGTTTCTGACCGGAGTGGCACTGTTCGCAGCATGGCTGCCCGCGCGCCGGGCAACACAAGCTGATCCCACCGAAGCGCTGCGCCAGGAATAG
- a CDS encoding HlyD family secretion protein, whose translation MAQHSLKELAVDIPRTRKPNRKPWIFGTVGVVALAAVTLGLSQLRAAAPTVERGSVWLDSVKRGPMLRQVKGAGTLVPEYIRWLTADTAGRVERIHVRPGAPVQADTLLLELSNPDVQLQALEAERQLASAEAELIALRTTLETQRISQEAALATLQAESSNAGRQAQATVALLDRSFVPTLEAQQTREKAGELSTRLELERRRLAVLNASTKEQLAAQQGQIERLKAVARFRRTQVESMQVKAGETGVLTELPLELGQWVTPGTVLAKVVKPERLKAELRIAETQARDIQVGQRAQVDTRNGVVEGTVSRVAPAASQGTVRVEVTLPDELPKGARPDLTVEGTVELERLGDVLFVGRPAGAQPNSTMSLFRLMPGSDEAVRIPVQLGRGSVNSIEVVQGLTEGDQVVLSDMTVWDAVDRVRVR comes from the coding sequence TTGGCACAGCATTCGCTCAAGGAACTCGCCGTGGACATCCCTCGGACTCGCAAACCCAATCGCAAACCCTGGATCTTCGGAACCGTGGGGGTGGTGGCGCTCGCGGCGGTGACACTGGGCCTGTCGCAGCTCCGGGCCGCCGCGCCCACCGTGGAGCGGGGCAGCGTGTGGCTGGACAGCGTGAAGCGCGGGCCCATGCTCCGGCAGGTGAAGGGGGCGGGCACGCTCGTGCCCGAGTACATCCGCTGGCTCACCGCCGACACCGCGGGCCGCGTCGAGCGCATCCACGTGCGCCCCGGTGCTCCCGTGCAGGCGGACACCCTGCTGCTGGAGCTGTCCAACCCGGACGTGCAGCTCCAGGCGCTCGAGGCCGAGCGGCAGCTCGCCAGCGCCGAGGCCGAGCTCATCGCCCTGCGCACCACGCTGGAGACGCAGCGCATCTCCCAGGAGGCCGCCCTCGCCACCCTGCAGGCTGAGTCCTCCAATGCCGGCCGCCAGGCCCAGGCCACGGTGGCGCTGCTGGATCGTTCGTTCGTCCCCACGCTGGAGGCCCAGCAGACCCGGGAGAAGGCCGGGGAGTTGAGCACCCGCCTGGAGCTCGAGCGCCGGCGGCTGGCCGTGCTCAACGCCAGCACCAAGGAGCAACTGGCGGCGCAGCAGGGACAGATCGAGCGATTGAAAGCGGTGGCCCGGTTCCGCCGTACACAGGTGGAGTCCATGCAGGTGAAGGCCGGGGAGACCGGGGTGCTGACGGAGCTGCCGCTGGAGCTGGGCCAATGGGTGACGCCGGGCACGGTGCTGGCCAAGGTGGTCAAGCCCGAGCGCCTGAAGGCGGAGCTGCGCATCGCGGAGACGCAGGCGCGGGACATTCAAGTCGGCCAGCGCGCCCAGGTGGACACGCGCAACGGGGTGGTAGAGGGCACGGTGTCTCGTGTGGCCCCCGCGGCGAGCCAGGGCACGGTGCGGGTGGAGGTGACGCTGCCGGACGAGCTGCCCAAGGGCGCGCGGCCGGACCTGACGGTGGAGGGGACGGTGGAGCTGGAGCGGCTGGGAGACGTGCTCTTCGTCGGCCGGCCTGCGGGCGCACAGCCAAACTCCACCATGTCCCTCTTCCGGCTGATGCCGGGCAGCGACGAGGCGGTGCGGATTCCAGTACAGCTCGGCCGGGGCTCGGTGAACTCCATTGAAGTGGTGCAGGGCCTTACCGAGGGGGATCAGGTG